A genome region from Triticum aestivum cultivar Chinese Spring chromosome 2B, IWGSC CS RefSeq v2.1, whole genome shotgun sequence includes the following:
- the LOC123042983 gene encoding antimicrobial peptide 1b-like: protein MKPHMSATVLRGAPRVAAILLAVVLAAVLATAVNGAQRCGDQARGAKCPNCLCCGKYGFCGSGDAYCGKGSCQSQCRGCRDDVVGQALPAEPGSTRATAASSASARGLNWTATTGGP, encoded by the coding sequence ATGAAGCCACACATGTCCGCTACGGTACTAAGAGGAGCCCCCAGGGTGGCGGCCATCCTCCTGGCCGTGGTCCTGGCGGCGGTGCTCGCCACGGCGGTGAACGGCGCCCAGAGGTGCGGCGACCAGGCGCGCGGCGCAAAGTGCCCCAACTGCCTCTGCTGCGGTAAATACGGCTTCTGCGGCAGTGGCGACGCCTACTGCGGCAAAGGCAGCTGCCAGAGCCAGTGCCGCGGCTGCCGCGACGACGTGGTGGGGCAGGCGTTGCCGGCCGAACCGGGCTCTACAAGAGCTACTGCGGCCTCCTCGGCGTCGGCCAGGGGATTAAACTGGACTGCTACAACCGGAGGCCCTTGA
- the LOC123047602 gene encoding antimicrobial peptide 1b codes for MKPHMSATVLRGAPRVAAILLAVVLAAVLATAVNGAQRCGDQARGAKCPNCLCCGKYGFCGSGDAYCGKGSCQSQCRGCRDDVVGHALPAEPGSTRATAASSASATGLNLTATTGGP; via the coding sequence ATGAAGCCACACATGTCCGCTACGGTACTAAGAGGAGCCCCCAGGGTGGCGGCCATCCTCCTGGCCGTGGTCCTGGCGGCGGTGCTCGCCACGGCGGTGAACGGCGCCCAGAGGTGCGGCGACCAGGCGCGCGGCGCAAAGTGCCCCAACTGCCTCTGCTGCGGTAAATACGGCTTCTGCGGCAGTGGCGACGCCTACTGCGGCAAAGGCAGCTGCCAGAGCCAGTGCCGCGGCTGTCGTGACGACGTCGTGGGGCACGCGTTGCCGGCCGAACCGGGTTCTACAAGAGCTACTGCGGCGTCCTCGGCGTCGGCTACGGGATTAAACTTGACTGCTACAACCGGAGGCCCTTGA